The window GCCTGGGAACAGCCCGCCGTGGCCCGCCAGTGGCGAGCCAAACTCTACGCTTGGCAACAAGAGAATCCGTAATCGCGCCTCGCGCCGAATGACGCGAGTTCGACAGCCAGGCAGACGTTGCCATTTGGCATCAAACCGTCGCCACGGCAACAAGCTGCTGTCGCAAATGGGCAACACTGTCCGTTAAATCGGAATTGCGTAGAAACTCATTCGCTAGTTTTTTGCTTGTACTGCTGGCCTTTTTGCGAATCTCGCGAATAGGGATGCGGTTTTCTCCCGACACTTTGTCAGATTGGCACGGACTTCGCGATAGGGTCCCGCTGTACCAGAAGTCAGCGGAGACGGTGTGCCCCGCCCCCGCTGGGCTCGTTGATGGTTCAACGAGCCAACACGGAAATACTGTTAGATATTTGTTTTCACTTTCGATTCGAGGAGATTGGAATGAAGAAGGTTCTTGCTCGCGTTTGGTCGGAACAAGATGGCGTTCTGTCGTTTGAATGGGTGCTGCTCGTGACTCTGCTCACGTTCGGCGTGGTTTCGGGCATCGCCGCGGCTCGCGACGCCATCATCGACGAACTGGGCGACGTCGCTCAGGCGATGCTGGCTCTCGATCAGTCGTACACGGTCGACTTCCCGCTGTTGATCCAAGTGCATACCACCACCACCAGCTCGGCCAGCGACACTTTGTTCACCGACGCTTTGATTTACAGCGATTGCACTCGCGGTGCGACTGTGCAAGGCATCAACGGCAACGGTGCTGGCGGTTCGACCGACGACAATTCGTAGTCGCTGGTTCCATCTGTCGGCCTGACCCGGGTCTTATCACTACCAGGTCAGCGTCTGATTTGCTTCGTCGAGGTCTGCTGGTCGCCCTGGCCAGCAGGCCTCGCGTGCATTCTTGAGCCCGCAATCACGAACTGATCCTGACAAGCGGGTAGTGAACGGTCGTAACGACTGCTCTGTAATCGCAAAACAACTCAGTACGTCACTTATAAACAATTGACATAGGTTTCTTATTTCTTAACGCCTAACTGTTCATTCCGACTTGCGCAATAGCCAGACGCATGTTTCAGGAGCTGAATGTTCTGTTTCAGTGTTTCAGCGGTGGGTAGAGCGTCGGCGGTAACCTTTCTGATTCTCGTTTTGCTATTGAATTTGCTATCTATAGACGGCTTCGATACTTAGCACATCTTAAAATACTTTTCTGCCGTAGGCAGCGACGCTTGGCACGGCCTGTGCATTTATCGCATGTCAACCAGTTGGCGAAATCGGATGTGCCCCCGCTTCCGCCAGGTCCGCCGAAGGATGGCGAGCCATCATGGAAAAACGTGTATTGAGAATACATCCCCTATCTGTTCGAGGAGTTTTGGAATGAAGAAAGTTTTGTCTCGTATGTGGAAGGAACAGGACGGCGTCCTGTCCTTCGAATGGGTGCTGCTCGTGACTTTGCTCACCTTCGGCGTGGTTTCTGGTATCGCGGCCGCCCGCGACGCCATCATCGATGAACTGGGCGACGTCGCTCAGGCGATGCAGGCTATCGATCAGTCGTATACGGTCGACTTCCCGCTGCTGGTGCAGGTGCATGCTTCCACCACCAGCTCGGCTAGCGACACTTCGTTCACTGATGCTTTGATCTATACCGACTGCACTCGCGCCGTCAATCCGCAAGGCATCAACGGCAACGGCGTTGGCGGTTCGCTCGATGAAGACTCCTAATCGCCACCTTCATCTACAGGCCTGACTTGGGTCTTTTCATCACCAGGTCAATTCCTGATTTGCTTCGTCGAGGTCTGCTGGTCGCCCTGGCCAGCAGACCTCGCGTGCTTTCTTGAGCCTCAATCGAGCGCGCTGCGACTTCCAGGCCTGTCGGCTGTAACCGTTGTGACGGCGATGCCGCAAGTTGCAATTAAACTAATAAGTCGCGTAGAGTTTTTTGTTGTTTTATTGTTGCGCCATAATTGATTTTATTGTTATCAATAAAACGATATTAACAGTTGTAGCGTAAATCTCTATTTGCGCCATATTTGGGCTGATGTTTAAAGGCGTGCATTTTCTGTTTCAGAGATGAAAGTAGTAGGCCGAGCGGGCGGCAAGCAGCAGCCCGCTCGATTTCGTTCCGACAACTGCTATCTCTCGACGGCATATCCACTTAGCTCTTTAGCAATACTCATTCTTGGCAATTGGCCAAAAGTTCGGCACGGCTTCTGCTTAGGAATCACACCAACCAGTTGGCGAAATCGGATGTGCCCCGCTTCCGCCAGGTCCGCCGAAGGATGGCGAGCCATCATGGAAAACGTGTATTTAGAATTGCATCCCCCTATCTGTTCGAGGAGTTCGGAATGAAGAAAGTTTTGTCTCGCATGTGGAAGGAGGAGGACGGCGTCCTCTCCTTCGAATGGGTGCTGTTGGTGACACTGCTCACCTTCGGCGTGGTCTCCGGTGTCGCGGCCGCTCGCGACGCCATCATCGACGAACTGGGCGACGTTGCTCAGGCGATGCTGGCTCTCGATCAGTCGTTCACGATTGACTTCCCGCTGCTGATCCAGGTGCACGCTGCCACCACCAGCTCGGCCAGTGACTCGTCGTTCACCGACGCTCTGACCTACACAGACTGCACCCGTCCGACTAGTCCGACCGGTCAATCGCCGCAGAACGTTGCGGACACCGATTCCTAATCGGTTGGCCAGACTAGCCCTCTGCCGGGCAACCTTGCGTTGCCCGGTGGTAGCTACATAAATCACCGAAGCCCGGGCGTCATGAAGATGCACGGGCTTCGGTGGTTTCTTGGGAGGGAGAAGTTCTGAGTTTTGAGTTCTGGGTTCTGAGACAAGAAGAGACGGCGTTGTCCTGTCTCAGAACTCAAAACTCCGCCCCGATTTGATTGACCTCGACTCATTTTTCCGCGTAAACTCAGAGATCCCCATCTGCCAGCCGTGCTCTCTCCCTCGCCAGCCGATTTTTTCGGAGACGATTGTCGTGAATCGACTTCTCTCGTACTGCTGTTTGGTTCTTCTATTCGGTTTGCCCACGATTAGCTGGGCTGCCGAAGGGGTTGCCATCGACCCCGCCAAAATTCCCGGCAAAGTCCTCGATGACGGCCAGGCCAAGTTCGTCGGCACCTGGACCGCCTCGGTGAACACGAAGCCTTTCGTCGGCGAAGGCTATATGTACAGCCCAGCCGTGGCTGGCAATACGGCGACGTACTCATGGGATATGGACGCCGCGGCCACGCGACACGTGCTGTTTTCCTACGCGCCGGGCGTCAACCGCACGACGGCTGCCAAGCTTGCCATCCGCAGCGGCGACACCGACAAGGAATACACGGTCAATCAGCAGCGTGTCCCCGAAGGGGCCTGGAGCTTTCATTACCTGGGCGAGTTTGCCTTTGAGGAAGGGCCGGCTCAGCTGGTTGTCTCTGCGAACGACGTCAAGAAGGGCGTCATCATTGTCGACGCCATCGCCATTTTGACGGACGAAGAATGGACCAAGCTGAAAGCAGAAGCCGAAAAGAATCAGCCGCCGAAATTCCTCGCCGCATTGCCCGTTGATCCTCAGAAGCCCGATCCCAAGAAGCCCGTCAAACCGGCGACACCGAAAAAG is drawn from Anatilimnocola floriformis and contains these coding sequences:
- a CDS encoding Flp family type IVb pilin, with amino-acid sequence MKKVLARVWSEQDGVLSFEWVLLVTLLTFGVVSGIAAARDAIIDELGDVAQAMLALDQSYTVDFPLLIQVHTTTTSSASDTLFTDALIYSDCTRGATVQGINGNGAGGSTDDNS
- a CDS encoding Flp family type IVb pilin; translated protein: MKKVLSRMWKEQDGVLSFEWVLLVTLLTFGVVSGIAAARDAIIDELGDVAQAMQAIDQSYTVDFPLLVQVHASTTSSASDTSFTDALIYTDCTRAVNPQGINGNGVGGSLDEDS
- a CDS encoding Flp family type IVb pilin, with the protein product MKKVLSRMWKEEDGVLSFEWVLLVTLLTFGVVSGVAAARDAIIDELGDVAQAMLALDQSFTIDFPLLIQVHAATTSSASDSSFTDALTYTDCTRPTSPTGQSPQNVADTDS